The Corvus hawaiiensis isolate bCorHaw1 chromosome 9, bCorHaw1.pri.cur, whole genome shotgun sequence genomic sequence GCAGTGTGTCATCGAGCTCTTCCCACATATTCCCTCATTGCCCAACTAGCAATTTCACacagtgtagtggtttggtccaaaatactcatcacttacttatttaccttctgtgagataagaattaggagaaagcaaagcaggcacaaaacttaaaagaatataaagaagtttattaacagacctaaaaggaaggaaaaaaaatcagaccacacCTTCaaaacacttctcctccccttacctttctcctttctcccactgacaatataaaaagacaacccttgagatgttcagtctgtttaccacttctaCAATTAccttttcagttcacttagggaaaGGAGtttctcttgctcatgctatggagacatctccacaagaagttctctcatggcttcaatgtcacaacaagacagctgcccgggttggttctctgctcacatgtgagagtcccttcccctgacttacagctttccccacaactgctttcgagggttcAATCTTGAGCTAccggggtaccattttaaggatgagctgttcagaaacaaaggttctcttcacctatctctgggagcatcttcatctctaggaacagaggtcttctccttctgatttggagcaagagtcctcatcacttccatctcttcctgttcaaacttctcatcaaattacagctgcttcagcctttgcttatttcagcacaggtacttttgctcacaattacagtcatttgcttgtttcagcacagatacttttgctcacaattgcgatttgaacgctccacccccccatgctttcatgaaattacaaggGGtactgatatatcatagtctatcaccaccatagctttacaacagaatttcagcttctaagcatctcctctttctcctccctcagggtttcagctcttccttcttaactgactttggtgtctctatggtgttttcttcaccttccctcttcctcagacTCGGAAGAGGATTagtgtctgcaggcttcatctcttctggaggaaacttacagcactaaaaaagggttaatctcacccggccccacagctggagtttgcttattgctgttggtcacagGATCTTTGCTGGACATTGGGGCAGCGGTCTCAgacggagcagggctgtgggggctgcctgcacagagcagggctgacgGGGGCcaggggtggaacagggccacatggctccagggtggctgtgtcccagcccggccctgctgggctgcacgGGCCCcccccccagttacctgtcccaaggccagaagcaagagagagctttcccggggtttgttcattcttacatgtggaccacagaggtgTGTCAAGctctttaagtggcttaaaaagttgtcagtattcaaactagccagttgatcggttctgtcaggtcatagaggaagctgtaagcacctctttgcaagagaatcacttctgGAGCTATGCTAACACATGACACACAGGCATGGGCTTAGGATTTGGAGGGTTGCCCTAGAAGACAAAATTTCTCATCCATTTGAGGAGGCCACAACTCTCAACATCTAGCTCAATCCAGAGCAATCTGGCAGAAGATCCTTCTGCTCTCTCTGCCTGCCTTTTCCCTACAAGCctgtgcaggcacagcagaaGTTGAATTGTATTTACCCAGGTCCATGAACAAAGCCAAACCATCTCCCAGCAGAAAAGATACCTTCCTCTGAACCCAAAAGCACAGCTCatactgttttccttcctcttcgCACCCTCAAACATCACTCCTGATGCATCAACAGAAATGGATGGGGTTGCTCCctttttcctgatccttatttCAATAAAATGCCGCATTAAATCAGGAAGAAAACCGCCCATCTTAATGATCTTTGGGTTGTAATTTCATTGTGCCTGTATGAGCCTGAGATGTCCTCACAGGATGGGACCCACCACACCTGGCTCTATACTTCCAGCTTGGTTCCACACAAGGACACAGAGTGGGATATTTCCATCCTTGTTAAAATATGCCACTATCACAGTGAAAATCTCAGGGCGTGATACCATCACTGCCAGCAACCTTGGGGTAAATCTCTAAAGGAAACATGGCTTTGAAACACTAAACTTTTTGGTTGTTGCTTCTTTTTAGTGAGGAGGAGAATGAAACAACTgatatttgttttcctgaagcttcttcctctccccagAGCAATTCAATGCAAATacacaaagaacaaaataaaaacctcccTTCCCACGGTTGTACCAGCCTCCTCCCTGAGCTTCTTATTAATGCAGCACATAACCTCTTGAAAATCCTTCCAAACAAACTCTGCTCAACCATGGCCAGCTCACACATTTTGCACCCGGGAAAGCATCAGCAAATCTCTTAGCTAAAAAATTTCAAATggtaattttatcttttaatctTTCTCATCAGCCTTGCTAGGcaattaaaactgttttttcccAAAGGCTCCTGGCAGTTTTGtttcccagcagcagtgccGAGCCCCTCTCCTCCGTGGGTGGCAAACGCAAATGTTCCGTCCTTCCGACATCACGTGTGGAGCCTGTTTTCAATCGCCAGGCTTGGgcaggttttgggtttggaactcataaaagaaaattattttggtgtAAAGCAGAGTCACCCTGAGCACAGCCCAGTCTCCCTTCCCTGCATGCACAGTGttggagcagcaggcagggctgaagCATCTGTGCTCATGCCACATTTGGATGTCCCAGCCACGACTTAGAGAAGGACACAGATCTTGGCTCAGCGTCACACAGAAAGGTGGTTTTGAGACTGATTCGTGGCTACTGCTCTGCATAACCATGAGCACACCGCAGCCCCAGGgctgttctgcagcagggaCCTCAGCATGACCTGTTTCACTGCCAGCTCTGACAGATCCCATTAGAACTTTCCAGAAAAGGTGTTCACATCTGGCAAAGTACAACCAGGCTGTCCCTATGCCAACACCTTAGAGATGTGACTGGAAATCCGCTTCTGCCCAGCACCCTTGGCTACAGAGCTCTCCTTGCCTGCTAGTCTGACACAGGCAGGGATCAGAGAGATCTCCGAGTTCCCCTGCAGTCAGGAGCTTTACAATGGCTTCATTTGAGCCTCCTGTGCTGACTGAGGATTTGCTGAGCAAATCAAAGCTGGAATCACCCAGCCGGGGACTCAGACATGCCATTAGGGTGGCCCCTGCAGACCAGCTTTGAAGAACTGGTcaagaacactttttttaatgaagctcatcacagcaaataatttctgctgAATGCACATTTctgggctgtggctggggaATATCTACTGTTCTGGACAGCCTGACATTTCCCTGGGAccagaggagagcagctgggatcTCAGCAAGTGCCCAGGAGCAGGCACAAATGCATTTGCTGCCTCCAGTTTGTCACACGTCCCAGTCACCAACTGTCTTCCTGGTCAAAGCAGGCAGTGAGGGAGAAATCAGACCTGATCATCACGAGGAATGTATTGCAAAACTGCAAAGAGTGATagtgaaggaaagcagcaaTCCACAACCCAGTCctgagctgagaaggaaataaGATCAGAGTGTGAACAGCAGATCAAACAGATCCAGTGTCTCAGGGCTGACAGCATCTATGGTGCAGATCCTGCTGTCAGATGAGCCACCTCCAGACATGGCAGATGGTGACAAGTGGCTTTCCACGGCTTTTGTCCTGAGGTTAGCcagaaattctcttttcttataCATCTGTCACCAGCAAGTCCTCATGGACATGCTGGCAGCTGAGAGGCCTAGAGGGGAGACACCTCCAGCTACATTCTGAGTTCCCAAAAGTAGCTTTGGCATCAGGGAACAGAGGTTTAGCATAAaccacagaatcaaagaatagTTTGAGTTACAAAGAATCTTGAAAAGTTATCTAATTAAAATCTCATGGTCATCAGCGACCACGGGACTCCTGAACTCCTATGCTTAATGACGTGTGGAAAGATACCATCAGGCTGCCAGGACCTCCAAGCACACTTCTGGACTACTCGACCCCTGTGTTTAACGTGAACCAGGAACATCGGAAGCCCCGGGGAGCTGAAGCTGAGCTGCCCGTCTTTGTGTCCATCACCAGGTGTCAGTGTGTGGCCGTCCCCTCCAGACATGGCCAGGCTGTAGTGGTGGCTGCCTGTCACTAATGAATTTCTACAGGTCCCATGTCAGGACACACCCCTCACTATGGTCCTTGGGGACCAGGGATCACTCGGATCCGGCTCTGACTCTTTCTCCCTGCAACACTCTCACTTGCACACCTGCCCAGGGAGGCACAGCAGGGTCCTGCTTCctccccctgtgctgcagccgTGTCTGTCTCCTGTTCCAGCACCCTCGATACAGGCTAGAGACGCTTGACTGGACCCTGCATCTGGCACAGGGCTCTGTGCCAGCTGATCAAAGCACTTCCCCTCGGGAAGGAAGCAGGGCGGATATCTGATATGCAGATTGCCTCTGCCAGCAGTGGTGCCTCGATGCTGATCTCCAGTGACTTGGAAAGCaacccacagcagccccagcaggcacTGGCCATGCTGGTGGGGAGCATTCCCCATCTCCTTGCccagagctgaaagaaaagggCTCTGCAGTAAAGGCTGCAtctgagagcagcagaaggatCCGGCATAAATCCGGCTTGCCCCgggtcagtgctgctggtgcagcGGATGTCCAGCAGACAACACATGTGACATCCTCTCCAGCACGTGAGGGGACCCAGCCGGGGCAGGCTGTGCCTCCTCCCTGGAACCAAGCACACACTGCAGCCAGCACGTCCCAGCCAGGGGAAGGCCGTGGGACAGGGATCTCTGGCCTGTCCTGCCCTTGCAGGTGTTCAGCTCTACGCCGAGCAGCCCAGCTCGCTGCGCTTCCCACCAGAGCTGttctggctgctgggaggggtCACTGCCACAGCGAGTGTGGAGCGATGGGGAGCATTCCCCACGCATGGAGGGGGGCAGCTGCTCCCCTCAGGGCTCCCACCTCCCTGCCGGGCTGGGCCAGGCAGATCAGCCTTATGGCCAGCACAGAGAGACCCCATCAGTGGCCAATGCACCAATAAATGGCATTTGAGagtggggcagtggtggccctTGCTTAGGGGACTTGCTCCATCTCGAACGTGGCACATCATGGCACAAACCAGGGACAGTAGCAGATGGATGAGACAGAGGGATGAGGCTAGTGGACAGACCCTGCATGGCTGAGATGTCCTCTTAGCAGAAATACAGCAGGCCAGGGGAAAGCCAGGATGGAGCCCCAAGCTTTGACAAACCACCTCAACAGGGTGATGCTGCTTGGGTTTGCTTGGCCGTCCCCAGTCCTACACACCTGCAGGGACCAATAAACACCATCCTAGTTCATCCCATTCTAACTTCCCCATGGGGACAGCAGAACACCACCAAACCCACCTGGGCTGATTTAAAAGCATTGAAATTACCTTTACATTTAATTCCCTGTTGCTCACCATCCAGCAACCTCAGAGAAAGCAACAACAACCTCACAGTCTGGCAGGCAGTAGCCACCCTCTGACCCTTCTTGCATGAAGTTTAGTTTAGACGTTAGAAAAAATCTCTTCACtggaagggtggtcaggcattggaagagactgcccagggaagtggcggaatcaccatccctgggagtgtcccaaAGTCGTGTGGATATGGGACTTGTGGATATGTTTTAgtgctggactcaatgatcttagaggtcttttccaaacttaatgattctgtggttctgtgagtGATGAGCAGGGGACCACAGGATGCAGTGTGAGCTTGCTCAAATGCCTGGAAAAAGATTTATACACAAGGTCAGCTCTTCTCTTCCATCTGTGATCACAGGTAGCACACAGACCAGCCTGCATCTGGGAGCATCacctgtcccagagcagagacAGCCAGTCCCAGCAGGAGTGGGAGCAGAGCAACCAtccacagcagaggaaaagggagaactttACCCCTGCTCCAAGCCAAGGCAAAAGCTGTAAGTACAGCAGGTACAATTTCACTCCAAGCAGAGTGACTCACAGCCCTGAAATGAATTGGCACCTTTAGTTTGTCTTGGACGTTTTGCTTGAAAATCCCAAGATACGATTTAAAGCTCCAAGGAATCTGTTTTCCCCACTCTGTGCTGATTGCTTCAAAACATAAGGAAACCATGTgtagaaaggaaatgaaaataagaagtAACAAAGTTACAGTAAGGGACTGCCAATGGGTCCTGGATCCTTCCTCCTGGATCCTTCCTGCCATCTCCTATGCTTGACACTCATTCACCAgccaatttaaatttttcatggtGAATCAGTGCTGGGAAGCTATTTTGCTTCTTGgcaattgtattttttttcctcttcaaatgCAGTAATTCAGTGAACTTCGTGATgaattgttgttgttatttctCAATTTCATTTTGGCCACCGTGGTGTTCGGTGATtcatttttcctaaaaataagtCTTTAAAGCCCTGTTTAAAACTAATGGCATGATGGCAGCTGCAAGCTGGTGTGGTAttaattttggaagaaaaaaaacagggaaaaaaacccccgaaTTATGTAAAAAAGAGCCAGCTGAGAGAACACCAATAATTAGCTGAATTCTGAACATTCTTCTCCTGTTGTTATGGCGAGAAAGTATCGGATAATTTCGCACCAGGTTTTCTCTGGTTTTTATAATTGTTTTGGGACTATGCTTGAATGACAGGCTTGAGTTTTGAAAAGCTTTCCAAGAACTGTTACAAAACCTCCTGTGGCCAGTGCTCTCTGTCGAGCCACAGGCAAATCTGGCAGAGAGTGCGGGGtgtttccagcgctgggactgCTCCAAACCCTGCGTCTGCACTCGTTTAACAACGGGGAGGTTTCAGCAGCCACGATGGTGCTGAGAGAGGACACCTGGCCCTGTGCAACCAGCAGCCTGATGCTGGGCTGACCAGTGCAGACACAGCCACGGGCCCTGGAAACCCCATCCAGCCAACcttctcctcagcacagcactgcccagcagcagctctctaaGACCAGGCACCACAGGGCAGAACGATTACTGGGAGGAGATGATATTTTCCAGGTGATAATTTGTTCATGCAGCCACTCGCTGAATAAATCTACTGATATAGTTTTACCAGCTGGTGAAAGTACACCTGTAGAATCATTTATTCATCTCCCTGCATGGGAAAAATGCTTGCTCTccttttaaatgtgtttttcaggAACGCTACATTGGTTGGAAGAGTGGAAACAAAGCACTAGCACACACAAAATGATATGGGTTGtctgggaaagctgctgcttctgtagATTTATAGCCATCAGGTTGGCATAGCTCACCCCATGGAGGGATTTGTGTCATCCTAACTGGCTGACAAACAGGTTCCCACTCCAGAGAAAGGATTAGACAGTGGGATGGAGCCCTGGAGGTGGATTTCCCTGGGCATGGGGAAGACACAGTATCTCCCCCAACCCTTGCTGTGCAGGGGGCGTGGCAGCCCCCCCAGACCTGTTAATAATCACCATTGGGATTTTCCACTGGTGCCATCCAAGGGCTGTGGTCCTGCTGGTTAACAGTCACAAACTGTCTGCCGGTGTCGGGCTCCCTTCCTGCCATGTCGGATGCCAGCTGTCCCTCTGGcctcactgcagagctggaaggagctctGCATCACAAAGATTGGCTAAACCAAAGGTGTTTGTCAGTCTGCTCCCCTCCCACCTCTGACATGTACTGAAGGAGCAGATGCTTTAATGTACAaatcagcccagctctgctctggtcACTGGAGCTGTGACCATTTACCCCAGCCAAGGCCTCCCCTGTGATGCCTAAGGACCCTGTGAGCCCACAAGCCAGTGAACCATCTCTGCTCATTTCCAGCTAAGCCTCTCACCCTGGGGTGAACCATTTTCCCCCTCTGACCCATGAGATGCCTCTCAACTGTCAGGAGCCTACGAGCAAGCCCTGCTGAATCATGTGCTGCTTCAGGTTGTGTAGCTCTTGGATGGAGGAGGATGCTGAGGTTAGCCTCAGACAATGTTTGTGAGTTTGGGGAACACTTGCTGTgtctaagaaaaacaaatttaggaaagagaaaagtctGTTTTGTCTGCGGTCAGGTGGCCTTAGCCAGGGAAATCTTTGTTCTGGGGCAGCTTTACTGCACATGGCAAAAAGGGGCCAGGAGGGAAAGCTGAGATGCATAAAGCTCACGAAACACCCGCTGAGGTGGtgggcagctgtgcccagggaccTCCCCAGCACAAGCAGGAGTGAAACAAACCTTCATGCTAAATCCCATCTCTGCTGCTAACATCCAAGAGTCTCACCACAACTCCAAAGCATGACATTTGTAATTTCCCCTCATCACCTCATCaagctcctttctcctccttaaAACAGCTCACATCTCCTCTGTATCCTCTCAGTGCCTTATTCCCCTTGCCCTGGGTCTTTTCCCAAGGGCTTGCTCTTTAGGAGAGTGGTTAAGCACCTCCGTTTGGTCACCCTGGCCACTGTCCCTGAGCCCCACATCCTGCCCAGCCTCCTCTGTCATCCAGTGCATTTCCCTTCAGCCAAACACTCCATCTTCTGAAATGCCAGAGCTGCCAAGCAATTACCCACAGAACAAGACAGGCCAGTGAAAGGCAGATAATCGGGGACACACTGATGACAAAGTGccaccagctccctcctccccctggctCCCCCAGCAGCGTTTCATGTGTTTTAGAGTGCAACCTcagcctgagctccctttcacATGTGTGAGGCCAAAACCACCAAGACATGCTGACACGGGGACTGAAGTCATTCAAGGGTCCCCACAACAAAGGGGCTTGGAAAAGGAATGCCAGGAACAGccttggaagggaaaaaaaatggttttgacCCATGTTCACCTACAGTCAGCCTGGATCTCACCCAGAACTGCCCCCACACTGAAATGAAAGGAGAAGTGGAAAACAGAGGCATCCCTACCCACATCAGGATGTGCTCCAATTCAGAGGGGGAAGTGCCAGAAATGAGTTGAAAACCACCAGGGCCATGACTGTATTAGGCTTTTGTACCTCAGAGAGAGATGTGGGAGAGCAGAGGGTGCTGCAGTGTCCCCCCCCCATGGCTGCCTGCTTTCTGCAGAGTTAAGACTCCCTGTACACCTTCACTCCCCAGAGCAGTGTCAAGCAGCATCACATGCTAAATCCCACCTGAAAGCATGGAATTGGATCTGGACACTCTCCTTTCTGTCTGGAGGGAAAACAGAGTAAATCCAcagctgtgcctctgctttTAATGGCATGCAGATCTTTTCCTTGGGGACAAGCCACATCACACACTCCCCAAAGGCATCCTGCCTGTCCTCCAGCATGAGGATCTGGCACTGTGCtaccctccctgcctgccccagacTACCATCGAGGGGAAGAAGGCATGGAGTGCCTGCAGGTCTTGGTTTCAGGGAGTTGTCCCACCCAAACTCCAGGCAAAGCCAGAGCAGCCAGATGAGATCAGTGGTCTGGGGGGGTCACTCCATCCCAAAGCCAAAATAGTTTGGCACAACCAGGCTGCAGGCACTGCCTCCCCTCTTGCTTCCAGAGACCCACGACCCCTCTCAGACTCCAAGGGCCAGAGACTTTCCTTTAAAAGACACACAGCTACATGTACAGCACAGCCAAATGGGGCTACAACAGTGAGTAATGCCAGCAATCCCACACAGAACAGTTCCTTCAATGTTTCCCAGCACATTAATGAAAATCTTGATCATAAGCTGCACTGATTTCATACAGCTCTGTCTCCTTGGCAAACAAAAAAGGTCAAGCAGACTCGCAAAGCTatgcctttttccccccaaaccccttaAATCCTTTTTCACTTTCAAGTAGCTTCATATTCCATCTGAAAAACAACCACTCCAAGGCACGACCTGAGATTCTGGAAGCCACATCAGCTCCAACCCTTGAACACATCTCCCCAAATGACAAAAAACCAGCCAAGTAGCAGCTAATATCAGCcttggcagctgctgagcaTTGCAGGTCAGCAGCAGAGGGGTTAGTTTGCAAGCTCTGTTGCCTTTGGCAGTAGCTGCAAGCTACTAAGGCCAAACATTTTGAAGAGGTGTATTACACACCCTGGGCCTTGGCAGTGGAAAGGCCACATCCTGGGGATGGGCATCTCTGCTCAAGCGGTGCCTCAGCTACATAGCAAGATGTGATGTATTATCAGGGGTGAGATGGAAAGCATCTGAGGAGTGAAGCAGCAAGATTGGACAAGGGTTGGACCTTGGGACCATGAACCTACatggaaaaccagaaagaaattgAGTTGATCAGCTGAGAGAAGAGCAGGCATGTGATGACCACCTCTaaccagctctgcagctcaaCTTCTTGAGGAAAGGCAAGGAAGCTAAGGACCTACCAGCCTTTATTTCTCACAAACACAGAATAAGTTCAAGCCCAGAAAAGGAGAACATTGTGTTCCACATCCCCTAGTAGCAGGATGAGAAATCCCAAATTCAGTTTGCAGCAAAAGGGTGTGGGACAGACACCGAGGAACACCTGGAACGGGAAAGGCCACAATACTTGGAATTGCAAAGTTCATCAAATACCAGCACTGAGGTGCACCAGCAGTTTGGGAACCTGCACCAGTTACAACccagccttcctgcagggaaCCAGAGCACACTCACCTATCCTGGTGGGGAAGATGTCCTCGTTGTTAATGAGCATCTCGATCCAGTCCATCAGCATGCACATGTACTGTGGAGCCGACAGTTTGGTCGGCTTCTTGTACTTGCTGTCATCCTGCCACCTGTACTCGTACTTGAGCCCCCCGGACATGATGGGGCAGCTCCTCTCCGTGCAGTATTCCGACATGGTGCCGTAGATGAGGTTGATGCGGTTGAAGAAGTCCACCACGTGCACGGCGATCCAGTCATTGATGCTCTCGCCAGGAGGGAGCTGCACCACTGCCTTCAGGTCCAGCCCGGACTTGAGCGAGGCCTGGGCTTTCTTGTACAGCTCAAAGCGCTGCGTGCCCGGCTCAAACTTCTTTCGGGGACGGAACGTTTTGTCTTTGTTGAAGACTTGCTTGAGACACAGGGCCATTGCGGGCAGGGCCAGACAGGGTGAGGGCAGAGGCTCAGAGCGACATGAAACCCAAGGCTGGGGTCTTCAGAGGTGGAGGCTTCTGCGAGGAGAAAGAGACACATTTCAGTCACA encodes the following:
- the MOB3C gene encoding MOB kinase activator 3C, yielding MALCLKQVFNKDKTFRPRKKFEPGTQRFELYKKAQASLKSGLDLKAVVQLPPGESINDWIAVHVVDFFNRINLIYGTMSEYCTERSCPIMSGGLKYEYRWQDDSKYKKPTKLSAPQYMCMLMDWIEMLINNEDIFPTRIGVPFPKQFQQVCTKILTRLFRVFVHVYIHHFDSIINMGAEAHVNTCYKHFYYFIREFSLIDHRELEPLKEMTERICH